From a region of the Heteronotia binoei isolate CCM8104 ecotype False Entrance Well unplaced genomic scaffold, APGP_CSIRO_Hbin_v1 ptg001995l, whole genome shotgun sequence genome:
- the LOC132565924 gene encoding uncharacterized protein LOC132565924, giving the protein MSGQQRQSSSCCGGGGGGGGGGGGSSCCGGGGGSSGGGSSGQQRQGCCCCGGGSSGGSSGGMQQMQGSGSSCCSGGGSSGGSSGQIIIVSGGSGGGQCCSGGGSSGGQSSGCCVGGGSGGGSGGGLSQMKIPLISGGGGCGGGSSGGVKVIAGGGSGGCCISGGSSGGGGGSGGGVKIISGGSGGGGGGGCGGSSGGGIKIIGGGSGGGGECGGSEGGVKIIGGGSGGGGGCGGSSGGGVKIIGGGSGGGGGCGGSEGGVKIIGGGSGGGGGCGGSSGGGVKIIGGGSGAGGGCGGSSGGGVKIIGGGSGGGGGCGGSEGGVKIIGGGSGGGGGCGGSSGGGVKIIGGGSSGGGSSGGQSSGCCSGGGSGGSSGGKTIIISSGGGGGSGGQSSGCCMGGGSSGGGSGQTIIVPCGGGAGGSSGGQSSGCCIGGGSGGGSQSMQQKQSSGGQSSGCCIGGGSSGGGSSGGQTIIVPSGGSSGGQSQSSGCCIGGGSSGGGSSGGQSIIVPSGGSSGGQSQSSGCCIGGGSSGGGSSGGQTIIVSPGGGGGSSGGQSSGGCLGGGSGGGFQSMQQKQPLVIPSSICQTKQSSQWPLDKK; this is encoded by the exons ATGAGTGGGCAACAAAGGCAGAGCAGCTCTTGCTgtggtggcggcggcggaggaggtggtggcggaggAGGCTCTTCATGCTGTGGAGGTGGCGGCGGAAGTAGCGGAGGAGGTTCCTCTGGACAACAGAGGCAAGggtgctgctgctgtggtggAGGTTCCTCTGGTGGATCTTCTGGTGGGATGCAACAGATGCAAGGATCTGGATCCAGCTGCTGCAGTGGAGGAGGATcgagcggcggcagcagcggacAGATCATAATCGTCTCAGGAGGCAGTGGAGGAGGGCAGTGCTGCAGCGGAGGCGGAAGCAGCGGAGGACAATCTTCCGGATGTTGCGTGGGAGGCGGTTCTGGTGGGGGATCAGGAGGCGGACTGAGTCAGATGAAGATTCCATTGATCAGCGGGGGTGGTGGATGTGGAGGAGGCAGCTCTGGGGGAGTTAAGGTTATAGCTGGAGGCGGAAGCGGCGGGTGTTGTATTAGTGGAGGGTCCAGTGGTGGAGGTGGTGGCTCAGGGGGTGGTGTTAAGATTATAAGTGGGGgatctggaggaggaggtggtggaggatgTGGTGGCAGTTCAGGGGGTGGCATTAAGATTATTGGTGGGGGATCTGGAGGTGGTGGAGAATGTGGTGGCTCTGAGGGTGGTGTAAAGATTATTGGTGGGGGATCTGGAGGTGGTggaggatgtggtggcagctcaGGGGGTGGTGTAAAGATTATTGGTGGGGGATCTGGAGGTGGCGGAGGATGTGGTGGCTCTGAGGGTGGTGTAAAGATTATTGGTGGGGGATCTGGAGGTGGTggaggatgtggtggcagctcaGGGGGTGGTGTAAAGATTATTGGTGGGGGATCTGGAGCTGGTggaggatgtggtggcagctcaGGGGGTGGTGTAAAGATTATTGGTGGGGGATCTGGAGGTGGTGGAGGATGTGGTGGCTCTGAGGGTGGTGTAAAGATTATTGGTGGGGGATCTGGAGGTGGTggaggatgtggtggcagctcaGGGGGTGGTGTAAAGATTATTGGTGGGGGGTCCAGTGGTGGTGGTAGCAGTGGTGGCCAGAGTTCAGGATGCTGTAGTGGGGGAGGGAGTGGTGGTAGCTCAGGTGGCAAGACCATCATAATTTCATctggtggaggtggtggcagtggtggccagagctctggctgttGCATGGGAGGAGGGTccagtggtggtggcagcggccAGACCATCATAGTGCcatgtggtggtggtgctggCGGCAGCAGTGGTGGTCAGAGTTCTGGCTGCTGTATAGGAGGAGGATCTGGTGGGGGCTCCCAATCTATGCAGCAGAAGCAGAGCAGTGGTGGCCAGAGTTCTGGCTGCTGC ATTGGAGGAGGTTCCAGTGGTGGTGGAAGCTCAGGTGGCCAGACCATCATAGTGCCATCTGGAGGTAGCAGTGGTGGCCAGAGCCAGAGCTCTGGATGTTGCATTGGAGGAGGTTCCAGTGGTGGTGGAAGCTCAGGTGGCCAGTCCATCATAGTGCCATCTGGAGGTAGCAGTGGTGGCCAGAGCCAGAGCTCTGGATGTTGCATTGGAGGAGGTTCCAGTGGTGGTGGAAGCTCAG GTGGCCAGACTATCATAGTGtcacctggtggtggtggtggcagcagtggtggccagAGCTCAGGAGGCTGCCTTGGAGGAGGGTCTGGAGGGGGCTTTCAGTCTATGCAGCAGAAGCAACCCCTTGTGATTCCGTCCTCCATATGTCAAACCAAGCAGTCTTCTCAATGGCCACTGGACAAGAAGTAA